CAAGAGGACGGTCCGCCGCGTGTCATCGACACTCGGACTAACACCACCTACATCCTTATTCCAGAGTCGGATTATGAGGCTGCCCGTGAACTTCTTGAAGACGAACGCCGCCAGCAGGCTGTCCACGCGGTGGCGCTGCGCAACGCGGCTGGTCGCATGAATGAGGCTCCATGATCCAGCCTGGCGAGGTCTACATGGCCGACTTTGGGCCAGCCGGACCGCACCCTGTAATCGTGGTGTCACGTGAAGAGCTGAATCGAGGGCGGTATGCGTTGGCCGTTGTCTGCACGTCGGCACGCTTCGTTGTTCGCAGCAAGCTGTCGAACTGCGTACCGTTCCAAGCAGGGAATTTCGGGTTCACCGTAGACTGCGTGGCGCAGTGTGAGAACATCCTTTCCATTGATCAAGCGCAGCTCGACTTAGCAGCGGGACCGATGGGAAACCTGGATGAGGCAGCTCTTCAGAAGGTCGTCAAATCAATTGGTTACGTCATAAAGTCCGACTGCAAGCCGCTATAGTCCGACCTAAAAAGTCCGCTCCGGAGGGTGTGGCGCAGTAACGTGCAAAGTTCTGTTTGGGCCGCGCCCCTGAGCAGGCGCGTTATGGTTCGTGGAGGATCAGTGGACTTCAAGAAGCTTCTTAGGCAAACGGCAACTCGATATTATGGCCGACTAACACCGTTCATCGGACTAGTTGCTACTTTCTCTGGCATCCATACCGGATTGCGAAGTCTCGAATCGGGGACGAAACCGTCGGTCATTGAAGGATTTGTGGCAGCCCTGGTTGCAACGGTGATTCTAGTGCCTGTAGTTTTCTTGGGGGCGATGGTTTATGAATTCCTTCGAGGTTCCGATAGTGATGACGAGGATACCTAACCCACCGCCTGTGCCGACAATAAGATGTCGTGATACGTGATTCCATTTTCTGAGAACGGCTCAGCGGCATAACGATTAGGTGCTGATCCAATGCGTCAACCGAAAGACAAAGACATTTGAATCCGTCGTATGTCTATTCGGAAAGCCACGACCAAAAGTGAGCTTGTGGAGGCGATGAAAGAAGAAAATCTTAAACTTCAGCAGCGTAGCGTATTGTCAAGCTCGAAGCGCAGCTGGTAACAGCTCGGAACCGGATCAATGTTCTCGAGAAGGAGC
This DNA window, taken from Candidatus Binatia bacterium, encodes the following:
- a CDS encoding type II toxin-antitoxin system PemK/MazF family toxin, giving the protein MIQPGEVYMADFGPAGPHPVIVVSREELNRGRYALAVVCTSARFVVRSKLSNCVPFQAGNFGFTVDCVAQCENILSIDQAQLDLAAGPMGNLDEAALQKVVKSIGYVIKSDCKPL